A part of Amycolatopsis lurida genomic DNA contains:
- a CDS encoding ABC transporter ATP-binding protein, giving the protein MTAKISLRSVTKTFDTLTALDDVSLDIEDGTFLSLVGPSGSGKSTLLDLLGGLAKPTSGEVLIDGKPVTGPGLDRGVVFQQYALFPWRTARANVEFGLEGGTLTKRQRAERAREFLDLVGLSGFEEHLPHQLSGGMKQRVAIARSLAYDPDVLLMDEPYAALDSQTRELLQEELRRIWQRTGKTIVFITHSIEEAVYLGQKVAVLTSRPGRLKDVVDIDLGDRSNDDLRSAPAFVAHRHRLWELLHDEIRRAA; this is encoded by the coding sequence GTGACCGCCAAGATCAGCCTCCGCTCGGTCACCAAGACCTTCGACACGCTGACCGCGCTGGACGACGTCTCGCTCGACATCGAGGACGGCACCTTCCTCTCGCTGGTCGGGCCGAGCGGTTCCGGCAAGTCCACACTGCTCGATCTGCTCGGCGGACTCGCGAAACCCACCTCCGGCGAGGTCCTGATCGACGGGAAACCCGTCACCGGGCCGGGTCTGGATCGCGGGGTCGTGTTCCAGCAGTACGCGCTGTTCCCCTGGCGCACCGCACGCGCCAACGTCGAGTTCGGTCTCGAAGGCGGCACGCTGACCAAACGGCAGCGCGCCGAAAGGGCAAGGGAATTCCTCGACCTGGTCGGGCTTTCCGGGTTCGAGGAGCATCTTCCCCACCAGCTTTCCGGTGGGATGAAGCAACGCGTCGCGATCGCGAGAAGCCTCGCCTACGACCCGGACGTGCTGCTGATGGACGAGCCGTACGCCGCGCTGGATTCCCAGACCCGCGAACTGCTGCAGGAGGAACTGCGGCGGATCTGGCAGCGCACCGGCAAGACCATCGTCTTCATCACCCACAGCATCGAGGAAGCCGTCTATTTAGGACAGAAGGTCGCGGTGCTCACGTCCCGGCCGGGCAGGCTCAAGGACGTCGTCGACATCGACCTCGGCGACCGCTCGAACGACGACCTGCGCTCGGCACCCGCGTTCGTGGCCCATCGCCACCGGCTGTGGGAACTCCTGCACGACGAGATCCGGAGGGCCGCATGA
- a CDS encoding TIGR03619 family F420-dependent LLM class oxidoreductase encodes MKFTLSIAMNPLDQLGELARAAEEAGFSSIALPDSLFYSETVSADYPYTPDGSRFWTEETPWADPLIAAASMGAVTERLTFYTSVLKLGSRNPVLLARQVNSVAALTGGRFGLGLGVGWSPEEFRWCGAPYERRGKRVDEAIEVLRLILGGGMVEFHGEFFDFDKLRMSPAPPSRVPFYIGGHTDVALRRAARVADGWSSAMMKFDDLRDTIAKLRGLLADQGRAGDPFEYQAVCIDKFGLDGYREQGDIGVTDIITMPWVFDGLGFDAEVGPKLDSIKKFGDEIIAKIGD; translated from the coding sequence ATGAAGTTCACCCTGTCGATCGCGATGAATCCGCTCGATCAGCTGGGCGAACTCGCCCGTGCGGCCGAAGAAGCGGGTTTCTCCTCGATCGCGCTCCCGGATTCCCTGTTCTATTCCGAAACGGTCTCGGCCGACTATCCGTACACGCCCGACGGCAGCCGCTTCTGGACCGAGGAGACGCCCTGGGCCGATCCGCTGATCGCGGCCGCGTCGATGGGCGCGGTCACCGAACGGCTCACCTTCTACACCTCCGTGCTCAAACTGGGCTCCCGCAACCCGGTCCTGCTCGCCCGCCAGGTCAACTCCGTCGCGGCGCTGACCGGTGGCCGCTTCGGGCTCGGGCTCGGCGTCGGCTGGTCGCCGGAGGAGTTCCGCTGGTGCGGCGCGCCGTACGAGCGGCGCGGCAAGCGCGTGGACGAGGCCATCGAGGTGCTGCGCCTGATCCTCGGCGGCGGGATGGTCGAATTCCACGGCGAGTTCTTCGACTTCGACAAGCTCCGGATGAGCCCGGCGCCGCCGTCGCGCGTGCCGTTCTACATCGGCGGGCACACCGACGTCGCGCTGCGCCGGGCCGCGCGTGTGGCGGACGGCTGGTCGTCGGCGATGATGAAGTTCGACGACCTCCGCGATACGATCGCCAAGCTGCGCGGGCTGCTGGCCGACCAAGGCCGCGCCGGCGATCCCTTCGAGTACCAGGCCGTCTGCATCGACAAGTTCGGTCTCGACGGCTACCGCGAACAGGGCGATATCGGCGTCACCGACATCATCACCATGCCGTGGGTGTTCGACGGCCTCGGTTTCGATGCCGAAGTCGGCCCGAAACTCGATTCCATCAAGAAGTTCGGCGACGAGATCATCGCGAAGATCGGAGACTGA
- a CDS encoding LLM class flavin-dependent oxidoreductase encodes MKHLHLNAFVMPNGHHEAAWRHPSTDPHRAASLKHYVDIARTAERGKLDSLFLADGVALWGNVRYNSHTLFEPLTLLSALAGATEHIGLIATASTTYNEPYHLARKFASLDHLSGGRAGWNIVTSAGEDEARNFNRDARPPHALRYERATEFLEVAKKLWDSWDDGAAVIDKATGVYADTDRIHPIDHNGPHFQVRGPLNIPRPVQGHPLLVQAGSSETGKEYAARFAEAVFTAQQTFAEGKAFYDDVKGRLAKYGRSPDEIKILPGISPILGRTEAEAKEREAELNALITPAYGVRQLSTMLDHDLTPYPLDGPLPDVGTFTEGAQSRFELVTGLARRENLTIRQLIERLAGGRGHRVFAGTATQVADQLEHWFTEGAADGFNVMPPTLPGGLEDFVDLVVPELQRRGLFRTEYTATTLRGHYGLARPVTRTRVKEHAA; translated from the coding sequence ATGAAACACCTGCACCTCAACGCGTTCGTGATGCCGAACGGTCATCACGAGGCGGCGTGGCGGCATCCGAGTACGGATCCGCACCGGGCCGCATCACTGAAGCACTACGTCGACATCGCGCGCACGGCGGAGCGCGGCAAGCTGGATTCGCTGTTCCTGGCCGACGGCGTCGCCTTGTGGGGCAACGTCCGCTACAACTCGCACACCCTGTTCGAGCCGCTGACGCTGCTTTCGGCGCTGGCCGGGGCCACCGAGCACATCGGCCTGATCGCCACCGCGTCGACGACCTACAACGAGCCGTACCACCTGGCCAGGAAGTTCGCGTCGCTCGACCATCTCAGCGGTGGCCGCGCGGGCTGGAACATCGTGACGTCGGCCGGTGAGGACGAGGCCCGCAACTTCAACCGCGACGCCCGGCCCCCGCACGCGCTCCGCTACGAACGCGCCACTGAATTCCTTGAAGTGGCGAAGAAACTCTGGGACAGCTGGGACGACGGCGCGGCTGTGATCGACAAGGCGACCGGGGTCTACGCCGACACCGACCGCATCCATCCGATCGACCACAACGGGCCACATTTCCAGGTGCGCGGACCGCTGAACATCCCGCGTCCGGTGCAGGGGCATCCGTTGCTCGTCCAGGCCGGTTCCTCGGAGACGGGCAAGGAGTACGCGGCCCGGTTCGCCGAGGCGGTGTTCACCGCGCAGCAGACTTTCGCCGAGGGCAAGGCTTTCTACGACGACGTCAAGGGAAGGCTCGCGAAATACGGCCGCTCTCCCGACGAGATCAAGATCCTGCCGGGGATCAGCCCGATCCTGGGCCGCACCGAGGCCGAGGCGAAGGAACGCGAGGCCGAACTCAACGCCCTCATCACGCCCGCGTACGGCGTGCGGCAGTTGTCGACCATGCTCGACCACGATCTGACGCCATATCCGCTCGACGGTCCGCTACCCGACGTCGGCACGTTCACCGAAGGCGCGCAGAGCCGTTTCGAACTGGTCACCGGCCTGGCAAGGCGCGAGAACCTGACCATCCGCCAGCTGATCGAGCGGCTCGCGGGCGGTCGCGGGCACCGCGTGTTCGCCGGCACCGCCACGCAGGTCGCCGACCAGCTGGAGCACTGGTTCACCGAAGGCGCCGCGGACGGCTTCAACGTCATGCCGCCCACGCTTCCAGGCGGCCTAGAGGACTTCGTCGACCTCGTCGTCCCGGAACTCCAGCGGCGCGGATTGTTCCGCACCGAATACACCGCCACGACCTTGCGGGGCCACTACGGCCTCGCCCGCCCTGTCACCCGCACCCGAGTAAAGGAGCACGCCGCATGA
- a CDS encoding nuclear transport factor 2 family protein gives MGVDVCWDPAATQPPARQAAFRSMTAVTAGDKAAWLALFAGDAVVEDPVGPSMFDEEGKGHHGQDGISAFWDKTIANVERFQFTIRDSHAAGDEVANVGTITTYLPGGYRVDTDGVFVYRVREDGLIVSMRAFWETERAMATARQES, from the coding sequence ATGGGTGTCGACGTCTGCTGGGATCCGGCCGCCACACAGCCTCCCGCGCGTCAGGCCGCGTTCCGCTCGATGACCGCCGTCACCGCCGGGGACAAGGCCGCCTGGCTCGCGCTCTTCGCCGGAGACGCCGTCGTCGAAGACCCCGTCGGCCCGTCGATGTTCGACGAGGAAGGCAAGGGTCATCACGGCCAGGACGGGATCAGTGCCTTCTGGGACAAGACGATCGCGAACGTCGAACGCTTCCAGTTCACCATCCGCGATTCCCACGCGGCCGGGGACGAGGTCGCGAACGTCGGCACGATCACGACGTATCTGCCCGGTGGCTACCGCGTCGACACCGACGGCGTGTTCGTCTACCGGGTACGCGAAGACGGGCTGATCGTGTCGATGCGCGCGTTCTGGGAAACCGAGCGCGCCATGGCCACGGCCCGCCAAGAGAGCTGA
- a CDS encoding ribose-5-phosphate isomerase, with the protein MRVYLGSDHAGFELKNHLVAHLKEQGHDVEDVGPFVYDAADDYPAFCIEAARRVVADEGSLGIVVGGSGNGEQIAANKVKGARAGLAWSAETAKLTREHNHAQLIGVGARMHTTEEATEIVEAFLATPPSPDERHGRRVQQILDYENTGWPPPLPEH; encoded by the coding sequence GTGCGTGTTTACCTTGGCTCCGACCATGCCGGTTTCGAACTGAAGAACCACCTCGTGGCCCACCTCAAGGAGCAGGGCCACGACGTCGAGGACGTCGGTCCCTTCGTCTACGACGCGGCCGACGACTACCCCGCTTTCTGCATCGAGGCTGCTCGCCGCGTCGTCGCGGACGAGGGCAGCCTCGGCATCGTCGTCGGCGGCTCCGGCAACGGCGAGCAGATCGCGGCCAACAAGGTGAAGGGCGCTCGCGCCGGCCTCGCGTGGAGCGCCGAGACCGCGAAGCTCACCCGCGAGCACAACCACGCCCAGCTGATCGGCGTCGGCGCGCGGATGCACACCACCGAAGAGGCCACGGAGATCGTCGAGGCGTTCCTCGCGACCCCGCCGAGCCCGGACGAGCGCCACGGCCGCCGCGTCCAGCAGATCCTGGACTACGAGAACACCGGCTGGCCGCCGCCGCTGCCCGAGCACTGA
- a CDS encoding TauD/TfdA dioxygenase family protein produces MTALNTQVEVRKITGRIGAQVIGVDPAKDLDTATVAFVTEALHEHKALVFRDVDLDDAGQQRFAEHFGELTKAHPTVPSVDGEPAILPVDSEQGRANQWHTDVTFVLNPPKASTLRSLVVPPYGGETLIANSAAAYRDLPEPLRAFADTLRAEHTNDYDYAKAPETLDEAEQERRKVFVSQKFRTVHPVVRVHPVTGERGLYIGGFAQRIVGLSKGESRDILRLLQSYVTRPENVVRVSWEPNQLVLFDNRITQHYAVDNYDDLPRRLNRVTVAGDVPVGIDGVPSESLEGDASHYSPIA; encoded by the coding sequence ATGACCGCCCTGAACACCCAGGTCGAGGTCCGCAAGATCACCGGCAGGATCGGCGCGCAGGTCATCGGCGTCGATCCGGCCAAGGACCTCGACACCGCGACCGTCGCCTTCGTCACCGAGGCCCTGCACGAGCACAAGGCGCTCGTCTTCCGCGACGTCGACCTCGACGACGCGGGCCAGCAGCGGTTCGCCGAGCACTTCGGCGAACTGACCAAGGCACATCCGACCGTCCCGTCGGTGGACGGCGAGCCCGCCATCCTGCCGGTCGACAGCGAGCAGGGCCGCGCGAACCAGTGGCACACCGACGTCACCTTCGTGCTCAACCCGCCGAAGGCCAGCACGCTGCGCAGCCTGGTCGTCCCTCCGTACGGCGGTGAAACGCTGATCGCCAACTCGGCCGCGGCCTACCGGGACCTGCCCGAGCCACTCCGGGCGTTCGCGGACACGCTGCGCGCCGAGCACACCAACGACTACGACTACGCGAAAGCGCCGGAGACCCTCGACGAGGCGGAGCAGGAGCGCCGGAAGGTGTTCGTCTCGCAGAAGTTCCGCACAGTCCACCCGGTGGTGCGGGTGCATCCGGTGACCGGAGAACGCGGGCTGTACATCGGCGGGTTCGCGCAGCGGATCGTCGGGCTGTCCAAGGGCGAGTCGCGGGACATCCTGCGGCTGCTGCAGTCCTACGTGACACGGCCGGAGAACGTCGTGCGGGTGAGCTGGGAGCCGAACCAGCTGGTGCTGTTCGACAACCGCATCACCCAGCACTACGCCGTCGACAACTACGACGACCTGCCCCGCCGTCTGAACCGGGTGACCGTGGCGGGCGACGTCCCGGTCGGCATCGACGGGGTGCCGAGCGAATCCCTCGAAGGCGACGCTTCGCACTACTCCCCCATCGCCTGA
- a CDS encoding MBL fold metallo-hydrolase has product MTWLELADGVYARRYEELDLTVGLVVGSERCLVVDVRGDVDQGAELAAAVREITPLPWSVVYTHAHFDHAFGTTAFLPCDVWAHEGCLTELTTYGEGARLKWMQHYLGENRPEMAEALKRTEITLPDKPVTDTAEIGLGDRTVVLRFLGRAHTDHDLFVHVPDAGVVYAGDAVENAEAGFSAFSFNDGSFLAEWPGVMDAILALDPKIIVAGHGDPVGTAFIEKHRDGLRELVALMTRIAAGDLTTDEAVARSSYPDDVTRAALATP; this is encoded by the coding sequence GTGACTTGGCTCGAACTCGCGGACGGCGTGTACGCCCGCCGTTACGAGGAGCTGGACCTGACCGTCGGCCTGGTCGTGGGCTCTGAGCGCTGCCTGGTCGTCGACGTCCGCGGCGACGTCGACCAGGGCGCCGAATTGGCCGCGGCGGTACGGGAGATCACGCCGCTGCCGTGGTCGGTCGTCTACACCCACGCGCATTTCGACCACGCCTTCGGCACGACGGCGTTCCTGCCGTGCGACGTCTGGGCGCACGAAGGATGCCTGACCGAGCTGACCACCTACGGCGAAGGCGCACGGCTCAAGTGGATGCAGCACTACCTCGGCGAAAACCGGCCGGAGATGGCGGAGGCGCTGAAACGCACCGAGATCACCCTGCCGGACAAACCGGTCACTGACACCGCCGAAATCGGCCTCGGCGACCGCACCGTCGTGCTTCGGTTCCTCGGCCGGGCCCACACCGATCACGACCTGTTCGTGCACGTGCCCGACGCGGGGGTCGTCTACGCGGGCGACGCCGTCGAGAACGCCGAAGCAGGCTTCAGCGCGTTCTCGTTCAACGACGGCAGTTTCCTGGCCGAATGGCCCGGTGTGATGGACGCGATCCTCGCGCTGGACCCGAAGATCATCGTGGCCGGGCACGGCGACCCCGTCGGCACCGCGTTCATCGAGAAGCACCGCGACGGGCTGCGCGAACTCGTCGCGCTCATGACCCGGATCGCGGCGGGAGACCTCACGACGGACGAAGCCGTCGCGAGGTCCTCCTACCCGGACGATGTCACCAGGGCCGCATTGGCGACCCCTTAG
- a CDS encoding RNA polymerase sigma factor gives MKDDRQVEALLRELAPQVIGLLVRKHGQFDACEDAVQEALLSAAQQWPEQGVPDSPKSWLATVATRRLVDEWRSESARRRREENDALMAPAPAAVSDSDDTLTVLFLCCHPSLSAPSQLALTLRAVGGLTTGEISTAFLVPESTLAQRISRAKQTIKKAGAEFVLPPAGELAERLRVVLQVLYLIFNEGYTTSGGPDLHRADLTAEAIRLTRLLRRLMPDEDEVTGLLALMLLTDARRAARAGEDGSLVPLAEQDRSRWNAEMIAEGVSLVSEALAAGPVGPYQVQAAIAAVHSEAATASDTDWPQILALYDVLEKISPGPVVTLNRAVAVAEVNGPEAGLELLATLDDDNRMSQTHRLDSVRGHLLELAGDTGAAREAYLRAAGRTASEPEKQYLTRRAERLT, from the coding sequence GTGAAGGACGATCGCCAGGTGGAAGCGCTCCTGCGGGAGCTGGCCCCGCAGGTCATCGGGTTGCTGGTGCGCAAGCACGGGCAGTTCGACGCCTGCGAGGACGCCGTCCAGGAGGCCCTGCTCTCGGCCGCGCAGCAATGGCCGGAGCAGGGCGTCCCGGACAGTCCGAAGTCCTGGCTCGCGACGGTCGCGACCCGGCGGCTGGTGGACGAGTGGCGCAGCGAAAGCGCGCGACGGCGGCGCGAGGAGAACGACGCGCTGATGGCCCCGGCTCCAGCCGCTGTGTCCGATTCGGACGACACGCTCACCGTTCTTTTCCTGTGCTGCCACCCTTCCTTGTCCGCGCCGTCGCAACTCGCGCTCACCCTGCGCGCCGTCGGGGGCCTGACCACGGGCGAGATCTCGACCGCGTTCCTGGTCCCGGAATCGACGCTGGCCCAGCGGATCAGCCGGGCGAAACAGACCATCAAGAAGGCGGGCGCCGAGTTCGTCCTGCCGCCCGCCGGGGAACTGGCCGAACGGCTCCGCGTCGTCCTCCAAGTCCTGTACCTGATCTTCAACGAGGGCTACACGACCAGCGGCGGCCCCGACCTGCACCGCGCGGACCTGACCGCCGAAGCGATCCGGCTGACCAGGCTGCTCCGGCGGCTCATGCCGGACGAGGACGAGGTCACCGGCCTGCTCGCGCTCATGCTGCTGACCGACGCCCGCCGCGCCGCCCGCGCCGGTGAGGACGGCTCGCTCGTCCCCCTCGCCGAGCAGGACCGTTCGCGCTGGAACGCGGAAATGATCGCCGAAGGCGTGTCGCTGGTGAGCGAGGCCTTGGCGGCGGGCCCGGTCGGGCCGTACCAGGTGCAGGCCGCGATCGCCGCCGTCCACTCCGAGGCGGCCACCGCGTCCGACACGGACTGGCCCCAGATCCTCGCGCTCTACGACGTCCTCGAAAAGATTTCGCCCGGCCCGGTCGTCACGCTCAACCGCGCCGTCGCGGTCGCCGAGGTCAACGGGCCGGAAGCGGGCCTCGAACTGCTGGCCACGCTCGACGACGACAACCGGATGAGCCAGACCCACCGGCTCGATTCCGTCCGCGGGCACCTGCTGGAACTGGCCGGGGACACCGGCGCCGCGCGCGAGGCCTACCTCCGGGCCGCCGGCAGAACCGCGAGCGAACCCGAGAAGCAGTACCTGACGCGGCGCGCGGAGCGGCTCACCTGA
- a CDS encoding ABC transporter permease: MTATLEAPKVHTGPKAAEKPRKKNPLRKAFRSSAAILLFLAVWELAPQYVLDEGTRTFLPPLSEDLVALWELILNGQLADHLLASLGRSAAGFVIAVAVSVPLGLLIAWYRPLAEFLNPLLELARNTAALALLPVFTLLLGIGEVSKITLIVYACVWPVLLNTIAGVNTVDPLLVKAARSLGLSSPNLFRKVILPSAVPTIFTGIRMAAAYSILILIAAEMVGAKAGLGYLINNSQVNFQIQQMYAAIITVSVLGLAINAGFVALERRFSTWRVKEKA, from the coding sequence ATGACCGCGACGCTCGAAGCCCCGAAAGTCCACACTGGACCGAAGGCCGCCGAGAAGCCCCGCAAGAAAAACCCGCTGCGCAAGGCTTTCCGCAGTTCGGCGGCGATCCTGCTCTTCCTCGCCGTGTGGGAGCTCGCTCCGCAGTACGTCCTGGACGAAGGCACGAGAACCTTCCTTCCGCCGCTGTCGGAAGATCTCGTCGCGCTCTGGGAGCTGATCCTCAACGGGCAGCTGGCAGACCATCTGCTGGCGAGTCTCGGCCGGTCCGCCGCCGGATTCGTCATCGCGGTGGCCGTTTCGGTGCCGCTCGGCCTGCTGATCGCCTGGTACCGGCCGCTCGCGGAGTTCCTGAACCCGCTGCTGGAGCTGGCCCGCAACACCGCCGCACTGGCCTTGCTGCCCGTGTTCACGCTCCTGCTCGGCATCGGCGAGGTGTCCAAGATCACGCTGATCGTCTACGCCTGCGTCTGGCCGGTACTGCTCAACACGATCGCCGGGGTGAACACCGTGGATCCTTTGCTGGTCAAGGCCGCGCGCTCGCTCGGGCTGTCGAGCCCGAACCTGTTCCGCAAGGTGATCCTGCCGTCGGCCGTGCCGACCATCTTCACCGGTATCCGGATGGCGGCGGCGTACTCGATCCTCATCCTGATCGCCGCCGAAATGGTCGGCGCCAAGGCCGGGCTCGGCTATCTGATTAACAACTCGCAGGTCAACTTCCAGATCCAGCAGATGTACGCCGCGATCATCACGGTTTCGGTGCTGGGCCTGGCCATCAACGCGGGCTTCGTCGCGCTGGAGCGGCGGTTCTCCACCTGGCGTGTCAAGGAGAAGGCATGA
- a CDS encoding 2-phosphosulfolactate phosphatase: MDIRLEWGSEGVTALGGDCAVLVIVDVLSFCTTTDLVLGNGGRVLPVRWRDRRGEEAAKARGAILAGEKRWSLRPSSVTRIPSGTLLALPSPNGATLCDAAATTGAVVLAGCLRNATAVAARAAELANGSPIGVVPAGERWGIDIRSETKTFGPLRPCVEDQLGAGAIVAALEGYGRLSAEARLAAVAAEAIDISEALTECSSGRELAEAGHANDVRLAAKLDSSGTVPVLRNGILEDS; the protein is encoded by the coding sequence GTGGACATCAGACTCGAATGGGGAAGCGAGGGCGTCACCGCCTTGGGCGGGGACTGCGCCGTTCTCGTCATCGTCGACGTGCTTTCCTTCTGCACCACAACGGATCTCGTGCTCGGCAACGGCGGCCGCGTGCTTCCGGTCCGCTGGCGCGATCGGCGCGGTGAGGAAGCCGCGAAAGCGCGGGGCGCCATCCTCGCGGGTGAAAAACGCTGGTCCTTGCGTCCTTCCTCTGTGACGCGAATCCCTTCCGGCACACTTCTCGCACTCCCCTCCCCCAATGGCGCTACGCTCTGCGACGCCGCCGCCACGACCGGTGCCGTCGTTCTGGCCGGATGCCTGCGCAACGCGACCGCCGTCGCCGCCCGCGCGGCGGAGCTGGCGAACGGAAGCCCGATCGGCGTCGTCCCGGCCGGGGAACGCTGGGGCATCGACATCCGCTCCGAGACCAAGACGTTCGGGCCGCTGAGGCCGTGCGTCGAGGACCAGCTCGGCGCGGGAGCGATCGTCGCGGCGCTGGAGGGCTACGGCCGCCTGTCCGCCGAAGCCCGTCTCGCGGCCGTCGCGGCAGAAGCGATCGACATCTCCGAAGCACTGACAGAGTGTTCTTCAGGGCGCGAGCTTGCCGAGGCCGGGCACGCGAACGACGTGCGGCTCGCCGCGAAGCTCGATAGCAGCGGCACTGTTCCGGTTCTGCGCAACGGAATTCTGGAGGATTCGTGA
- a CDS encoding ABC transporter substrate-binding protein: protein MKKPVPLIAALIAGLALSGCGASAAPAGVAGQPEKLELRYQGSANNVTFPELAEDLGYFGPVKLKWVGNTISGPQDIQSAATDQTDFGGAFTGAVAKLVDAGAPIKAVVNYYGSDEKTFLGFYVKEDSPIHTPRDLIGKKVGVNTVGANLEAALDTWLKRSGLSDAEIDQVQLVVLPPINTEQALRNGQIDVAALNGVLQDRALAGGGVRAIVKDVEAFGPYNGGPYVLRTDFIKKYPETTKTFVTGVAKAIEWARTTPRDEVIARFTKIIQNRGRNENTDTLKYWKSTGVTKGGLISDNDYTLWTDWLKQSGFIKDDQVDLKKIYTNEFNPYREGGGA from the coding sequence GTGAAGAAACCAGTGCCCTTGATCGCCGCGCTCATCGCCGGATTGGCGCTGTCGGGCTGCGGCGCCTCCGCGGCTCCGGCCGGCGTGGCCGGGCAGCCGGAGAAGCTCGAACTCCGCTACCAGGGTTCGGCGAACAACGTCACCTTCCCCGAACTCGCCGAGGACCTCGGATACTTCGGCCCGGTCAAACTCAAGTGGGTCGGCAACACGATCAGCGGACCGCAGGACATCCAGTCCGCCGCGACCGACCAGACCGACTTCGGCGGCGCCTTCACCGGCGCGGTCGCCAAACTCGTCGACGCCGGCGCCCCGATCAAGGCCGTCGTCAACTACTACGGCTCCGACGAGAAGACCTTCTTGGGCTTCTACGTCAAGGAAGACAGCCCGATCCACACGCCACGCGACCTCATCGGCAAGAAGGTCGGCGTCAACACCGTCGGTGCGAACCTGGAGGCCGCCCTCGACACCTGGCTCAAGCGCAGCGGCCTCTCCGACGCCGAGATCGACCAGGTGCAACTGGTCGTCCTGCCGCCGATCAACACCGAACAGGCCTTGCGCAACGGGCAGATCGACGTCGCCGCGCTCAACGGCGTCCTGCAGGACCGCGCCCTCGCCGGAGGCGGTGTGCGAGCCATCGTGAAGGACGTCGAGGCGTTCGGCCCCTACAACGGCGGGCCGTACGTGCTGCGGACCGACTTCATCAAGAAGTACCCGGAGACCACGAAGACCTTCGTCACCGGCGTGGCCAAGGCGATCGAATGGGCGCGCACCACACCCCGCGACGAGGTCATCGCCCGGTTCACCAAGATCATCCAGAACCGCGGCCGCAACGAGAACACCGACACGCTCAAGTACTGGAAGAGCACCGGCGTCACCAAGGGCGGGCTGATCTCCGACAACGACTACACGCTTTGGACAGACTGGCTCAAGCAGTCCGGATTCATCAAGGACGACCAGGTCGACCTCAAGAAGATCTACACCAACGAATTCAACCCGTACCGCGAAGGCGGTGGCGCGTGA
- a CDS encoding Fpg/Nei family DNA glycosylase: protein MPEGHTLHRLARLHKRRFAGHPVEVSSPQGRFAAEASRLDGQVLVKAEAYGKHLFHGYGPYGTVHVHLGLYGTFSDVPLPALEPVGQVRMRLVGPTHSADLRGPTRCELLDGPQVDAIKARLGPDPLRRDAKPDKAWERISRSKTSIAALLMDQSVLAGVGNVYRAEVLFRHGVAPLVPGRALDRGLWDDMWADLVTLMRHGVRVGRIDTVAPEHLPEVTGRAPRQDRHGGEVYVYRREGMPCLVCGTAVLRSDLAARNLFWCPTCQPA from the coding sequence ATGCCCGAGGGGCACACGCTCCATCGCCTGGCACGTCTGCACAAACGCCGGTTCGCCGGGCACCCGGTCGAGGTGAGCAGCCCGCAAGGACGCTTCGCCGCCGAAGCGTCCCGTTTGGACGGCCAGGTGCTGGTGAAGGCCGAGGCGTACGGGAAGCACCTGTTCCACGGCTACGGTCCATACGGGACGGTGCACGTCCACCTCGGCCTCTACGGCACGTTCTCCGACGTACCGCTGCCCGCTCTGGAACCGGTGGGGCAGGTGCGGATGCGGCTGGTCGGCCCGACGCATTCGGCCGACCTGCGCGGCCCGACCCGGTGTGAACTCCTGGACGGACCCCAGGTCGACGCGATCAAGGCACGGCTGGGCCCGGACCCGCTGCGCCGCGACGCGAAGCCGGACAAGGCGTGGGAACGGATCTCGCGGTCGAAGACGTCGATCGCGGCACTGCTGATGGACCAGTCGGTGCTGGCGGGCGTCGGCAACGTGTATCGTGCCGAAGTGTTGTTCCGGCACGGTGTCGCCCCGCTCGTCCCCGGCCGCGCGCTCGACCGCGGGCTGTGGGACGACATGTGGGCGGATCTCGTGACGCTCATGCGGCACGGTGTCCGGGTGGGACGGATCGACACGGTCGCGCCGGAGCACCTGCCCGAGGTCACGGGCCGCGCGCCGCGGCAGGACCGGCACGGGGGCGAGGTCTACGTCTACCGGCGCGAGGGGATGCCCTGTCTGGTGTGCGGGACTGCGGTGCTGCGGAGCGATCTGGCGGCGCGGAATCTCTTCTGGTGCCCTACCTGCCAGCCCGCCTGA